The following proteins come from a genomic window of Dreissena polymorpha isolate Duluth1 chromosome 1, UMN_Dpol_1.0, whole genome shotgun sequence:
- the LOC127834105 gene encoding uncharacterized protein LOC127834105 codes for MMKVMISSIGIGLLLSLTIHNVCGSLYDPHVFPDTGPFFEGWYLRINDYDNEGSVGLLFGHVLPETSKNTTRSLVIASLLVRQCENASCKLLSYDGTYAISQLRVTVDGKPVTNDPDYESPSRFRWEVNSPSGGGYFDQTCDKTLFSFRIEDLVFRGEIGRPEPWSMSGKGPEGWLSALPLPLHWFVYSLRSELVSYMLVNVTSGTVIRGVNGSVHMEKNWGQSFPAQWIWSEGVQPENNASFALSGGLVALPIFSVNAYLIGYRNPKKNISLDFRPDDSIVNTDINGCNGTVIVTTKGVLHEVEFSLEASPNTFSDCLLGPESMGFRPACVESYDARATVRVFVRNYIPWQYTLIDQQTFHGIALEFGGLHVCNNKCNVKV; via the coding sequence ATGATGAAAGTTATGATTTCGTCTATCGGGATAGGTTTACTGCTGTCATTGACAATACACAACGTGTGCGGAAGTCTTTATGACCCGCATGTGTTCCCAGACACGGGTCCGTTTTTCGAAGGTTGGTATTTACGCATCAACGATTACGACAATGAAGGAAGTGTTGGATTATTATTTGGCCACGTTCTACCAGAAACATCCAAAAACACAACAAGGTCCTTAGTAATAGCGTCTCTATTGGTTAGGCAATGTGAGAACGCCTCTTGCAAGCTGCTGTCCTACGACGGGACGTATGCCATTAGTCAGTTAAGAGTAACTGTGGACGGCAAACCTGTGACAAATGATCCGGATTACGAATCGCCATCACGATTTCGATGGGAAGTCAACAGTCCGTCCGGTGGCGGATACTTTGATCAAACGTGTGATAAAACTTTGTTCAGTTTCCGGATAGAGGATCTCGTTTTTCGCGGAGAGATAGGCAGGCCGGAACCCTGGAGTATGAGTGGGAAGGGCCCCGAGGGTTGGCTGAGTGCACTTCCGCTGCCTTTACATTGGTTCGTGTATAGTTTGAGGTCAGAGCTAGTGAGCTACATGCTGGTGAACGTCACAAGTGGGACGGTCATCCGAGGGGTCAACGGTTCAGTCCATATGGAGAAAAACTGGGGGCAGTCTTTTCCCGCGCAATGGATTTGGTCAGAGGGCGTTCAGCCGGAAAACAACGCATCGTTTGCACTGTCTGGCGGCCTTGTTGCCCTCCCTATTTTCTCTGTTAACGCTTATCTTATTGGTTATAGAAATCCAAAAAAGAATATCAGTCTTGATTTTAGACCTGACGACAGTATAGTGAACACGGACATAAATGGATGCAACGGCACCGTGATAGTAACAACCAAAGGTGTTTTGCATGAAGTGGAATTTAGCCTGGAGGCATCACCGAACACATTCAGTGATTGCTTACTAGGTCCTGAATCCATGGGTTTTAGACCTGCGTGCGTTGAAAGCTACGACGCTAGGGCAACAGTCCGGGTGTTCGTGCGAAATTATATACCTTGGCAGTACACGTTGATTGACCAACAGACGTTTCACGGGATCGCATTAGAATTTGGTGGCTTACATGTTTGTAATAATAAATGCAACGTGAAAGTTTAA
- the LOC127834134 gene encoding uncharacterized protein LOC127834134 isoform X1, protein MLHSYKFKMFRGKRLALCHVLLLTSYLYPSALSQSHSGFVPPIQTAHATSPFPSTVNTIHPQAINYPVAKGFSGYPYHNTLGDYSYYPVDGQYWTGQHVPLYSQYLQYPQQYYNPQPYFPPYGQAWATPYSYPNYQFGNYYTQQSYGYIHPQTGYSNSYGQYPAFHPQYWTGVPTYHQTPYNGQPAYYDPFLYPSHPMMYQGHYYAPYPALPYPGNRGILGGPGSGVTKGVIGGILAGLLVGTAARRG, encoded by the exons GTTTAAAATGTTTCGTGGAAAGCGATTGGCGTTATGTCATGTTCTACTATTGACGTCATATCTGTATCCCAGCGCCCTGTCCCAGTCCCACTCTGGATTCGTGCCGCCAATACAAACAGCACACG CGACATCGCCCTTTCCGTCCACGGTGAACACAATCCACCCACAGGCGATCAACTACCCCGTAGCAAAGGGTTTCAGCGGCTACCCATACCACAACACCCTCGGTGACTACAGCTACTACCCCGTCGACGGCCAGTACTGGACCGGACAACATGTTCCTCTGTACTCGCAGTATCTACAATATCCACAACAGTACTACAACCCACAGCCCTACTTTCCGCCGTACGGTCAGGCGTGGGCTACACCCTACTCCTATCCTAACTATCAGTTTGGAAATTACTACACCCAACAGTCCTACGGCTATATTCATCCGCAGACTGGTTACAGCAACTCCTACGGACAGTACCCCGCATTTCATCCACAGTACTGGACCGGTGTACCTACATACCACCAGACGCCATATAACGGACAACCAGCCTATTACGATCCTTTCCTGTACCCTTCTCACCCGATGATGTATCAGGGGCACTACTACGCCCCATACCCCGCCCTCCCCTATCCAGGAAATCGCGGTATCCTTGGAGGACCCGGAAGTGGCGTCACTAAGGGCGTTATTGGTGGAATATTGGCTGGACTGCTTGTCGGAACAGCGGCCAGAAGGGGCTAA
- the LOC127834134 gene encoding uncharacterized protein LOC127834134 isoform X2 encodes MFRGKRLALCHVLLLTSYLYPSALSQSHSGFVPPIQTAHATSPFPSTVNTIHPQAINYPVAKGFSGYPYHNTLGDYSYYPVDGQYWTGQHVPLYSQYLQYPQQYYNPQPYFPPYGQAWATPYSYPNYQFGNYYTQQSYGYIHPQTGYSNSYGQYPAFHPQYWTGVPTYHQTPYNGQPAYYDPFLYPSHPMMYQGHYYAPYPALPYPGNRGILGGPGSGVTKGVIGGILAGLLVGTAARRG; translated from the exons ATGTTTCGTGGAAAGCGATTGGCGTTATGTCATGTTCTACTATTGACGTCATATCTGTATCCCAGCGCCCTGTCCCAGTCCCACTCTGGATTCGTGCCGCCAATACAAACAGCACACG CGACATCGCCCTTTCCGTCCACGGTGAACACAATCCACCCACAGGCGATCAACTACCCCGTAGCAAAGGGTTTCAGCGGCTACCCATACCACAACACCCTCGGTGACTACAGCTACTACCCCGTCGACGGCCAGTACTGGACCGGACAACATGTTCCTCTGTACTCGCAGTATCTACAATATCCACAACAGTACTACAACCCACAGCCCTACTTTCCGCCGTACGGTCAGGCGTGGGCTACACCCTACTCCTATCCTAACTATCAGTTTGGAAATTACTACACCCAACAGTCCTACGGCTATATTCATCCGCAGACTGGTTACAGCAACTCCTACGGACAGTACCCCGCATTTCATCCACAGTACTGGACCGGTGTACCTACATACCACCAGACGCCATATAACGGACAACCAGCCTATTACGATCCTTTCCTGTACCCTTCTCACCCGATGATGTATCAGGGGCACTACTACGCCCCATACCCCGCCCTCCCCTATCCAGGAAATCGCGGTATCCTTGGAGGACCCGGAAGTGGCGTCACTAAGGGCGTTATTGGTGGAATATTGGCTGGACTGCTTGTCGGAACAGCGGCCAGAAGGGGCTAA